The Carassius gibelio isolate Cgi1373 ecotype wild population from Czech Republic chromosome A19, carGib1.2-hapl.c, whole genome shotgun sequence genome segment ACTGTCGAAAAGCTATAAATGATTCCAGCTTGCAAACCAAACAGTTATGCATTGTATATGTGTACCCATCCGCTATGACCTGCATGACTGGAATCATTTATGTGAATTAACTTTTGAGATTCCTAACATACCTGTTCTTTGTTCTCCAGACCAGATCCTCTTCTTCAGATCAGCACAGTTATAGATGAGCTGGGCAAAGCCTCCGCTAAGGTAATAATGTCTGTCTTTCATCTCGTTTTGAGCTTGCAGATGTCATTCAGTGTCAGTTTCAGTTTGTCAtcatgtcgtgtgtgtgtgtgtgtgtgtgtgtgtatctcctCAGGCCCAGCAGCTGCCTGCTCCTATAACCAGTGCAGCGAAGCTCCAGGCCACCAGACATCATCTCTACCTCCTGAAAGATGGAGAACAGAACGGGTTCGCTCGCTTTCTCTATCCCTCCCTCAGCCTGTGCTTCAGATTTGATCTATTTACATGTCAATACATCTTGCCTCCCTcattcctgtttttatttatttatttctattacatGTAAACACATCCTCGTCTGATGCTAATAACAGTCTTTGACTCGCTCTTCCTGTCTTTCGCTTCACCAGCGGGAGGGGTGTTATCGTTGGATTTCTGAAGGTTGGCTACAAGAAGCTGTTTTTACTTGTGAGTGTTTGCTCATTATTGAGTTGGTAACTGAATGATTTTAAACTTGATGCAGCAGCGTGTTGTAATTGCATCCAGGACCAACGGGGGGCGCATTTGGAGACCGAGCCATTGTGTGTGCTGGATTTCTATGTGACAGAGACTCTGCAGAGACATGGCTACGGGCTCCAGCTCTTTGACTTCATGCTGAAAGTGAGTTTAGCAGACTAGTTTACCCCAAAAATCCTGTCATTTTACCTTCCCTCGTTTCAGTCCAAACCATGTGACTTTCTTGCTtgcgtggaacacaaaaggagatgtttcaAAGAATGatcatgctgctttttttttaccatataataaaaacaagcaaCAAAAAGCATCATAGAAGTATCATGAAAGTGGTCGATATTATTCATCCTCTTTATTTATAAGATTTGAGTGCTACAGTGtaaggttagatttttgtaagGGAAGTTTTATTCAGATTtccattaaatataaacttaaaattcATATATTTCATGTATTTCTCAGACAAGGATGTTTTATGCATAGAATATGGTGCATTATTTGCATggacttttttttctgctgttttttgagtttttgaggcttgtgtggaaaagagcagccGGAACATTTTTCCAAATATCTACTTTTGTGATTTCCAGTTGACAGGTTGGTGTAAAAACCCGTTCATATTTGCTAGTAGGTAAAGAGTCCTGCTTGTTTTTGTGACTCATGTTTTCCTGTCCTGATCATAATCTCTGATTGAACAGCACAAACGGGTGGAGCCTGAACAGATGGCGTATGATAGACCTTCTCCTAAATTCCTGTCATTTCTAGAAAAGCACTATGATCTCAAGAACAGCGTGCCTCAGGTATGTCCTCCCTTTTAAAGTGAAAGTGCTGCATGGTGCAAAACagtcacagccaatcagagcatgTTTGGTGTTATCTGGAGTGAGATTTTAAACTCTTTTCAGAAATGCAAACTGTACTTGAAACAAACCGGATTACACTACTTGATGAAAACAACTTCTTCAGATACTATAATTACATGTTATGTCTTGGGTGTAAATCGTGATATGGATTATGTGCATGACGTGTGAGCGTTTGTATTTGCACACAATACAGATTTTATACAATAGTGATTTCCTCAAAATATGAGGTGTGTAAATGGCCGTTGCAAAACTTGATTgttatgatgtcacacttgttcCTCTCAGGTGAATAACTTTGTGGTGTTCAGTGGATTCTTCCCGAGTAGATCAGGTAATGCCTGACTGCATCTCTGTTCTTCTGTGGGTTGGGAATGTTGTTCTGGATCTGTGCCAGTGTTCAACCTCCCATTCTCCTCATTATAGTACGTGCAAGGCGGCACTACATTGAAATTCctcctatttttctttttttcttttcttcctcaAATTCCTGCAGGTAATTCAGCTCGAACCACTTAACATACAGAGTCTATTAAACTACACCTGACATTGACAAGGAAATACTggccataaataaatatatatatattggccatgaaactgtattttgcattattttaaaacattgctgtaattgttagcttaaaaaaatatttaaaaatgttttttttaattaatatgaaaataaaataaaatataaatattagatggaaaaacTTAAAAGTAAAAGCTGAAgtcatttttcaaacattttgaagtacaaaaagtacaaaaatgactgaaataaaatttaatataaaatatctaaaaaaatgattaaaatttaatGCAGAGTCCATTTAATTTAAGTCCAGAGCCTATGAGTTCCTCTAAAACTCTAAAAAAATATTCCTTTGCtgccaaaattacattttagacaattccacgattaataataataattaaaaaaaaatctgtctttgtTGCACTTGTCCACAATGCTCATAGCTCTTTCTtggttctttttgttgttgttgttgttgtttaatatttttagtgcCTCTATATTTAAATCGGGTGTATTTCCTGATCTAAATCATGACCTGTTGTGTTGTTTTCTATGAAATGGAATCTTTGTACCTGGCAAAAACATTtccaatgcatttatttatgtgtataaatgactcacCCTGCCCAGATCTGGGCTGTTTATAGTTAATAGCAACCCTACACTGGGTTTAACATGCAAACAACTCGAAACGCTTATTgttcaaatgcttttctctcttgAAATCTATCAAGGAACACCTCCCTCCCCTTCGACGGATCAGGGGATGTATGGATTTTT includes the following:
- the LOC127935572 gene encoding alpha-tubulin N-acetyltransferase 1 isoform X3, which gives rise to MDFPFDMNALFPERITVLDNSLSAGRRAHGRPDPLLQISTVIDELGKASAKAQQLPAPITSAAKLQATRHHLYLLKDGEQNGGRGVIVGFLKVGYKKLFLLDQRGAHLETEPLCVLDFYVTETLQRHGYGLQLFDFMLKHKRVEPEQMAYDRPSPKFLSFLEKHYDLKNSVPQVNNFVVFSGFFPSRSGTPPSPSTDQGMYGFFGPIEKSSPKKARGRDQTLFTDGKRSGSGGAEGSPLAVRSPRGSPPLSPSASVISSIPLSQCGILPQPGPAPARRGPREPLPPAQRQLQGKTHQLSK
- the LOC127935572 gene encoding alpha-tubulin N-acetyltransferase 1 isoform X4, whose product is MDFPFDMNALFPERITVLDNSLSAGRRAHGRPDPLLQISTVIDELGKASAKAQQLPAPITSAAKLQATRHHLYLLKDGEQNGGRGVIVGFLKVGYKKLFLLDQRGAHLETEPLCVLDFYVTETLQRHGYGLQLFDFMLKHKRVEPEQMAYDRPSPKFLSFLEKHYDLKNSVPQVNNFVVFSGFFPSRSAVQLRKVPPKKPEGEIKPYSLMEREVVREEQRALPWPFVRPAGPPLSPPLLPSSPQSRCLSVGSSPSRALLRPAVAPGSPSHQLNDSCRARRTSSLNRSRLSFH